The Rubricoccus marinus nucleotide sequence CCGTGCGCCGCCTCCTCTTCGACGCCGGCGAGGACGTGGACGACCTCATGCTGCTCGTCCGCGCCGACGTGACGAGCAAAAACGAGAAGCGCCGCCGCCGCTACCTCCGCGGCTTCGACCGCGTGGAGGCGAAGATGATCGAGGTGGAGGAAAAGGACAAGATGCGCGCCTGGGAGCCGCCGGTCTCCGGCGAGGAGATCATGGAGCGCCTGGAGCTCCCCGAGGGCGTCGCGGTCGGCATCCTCAAGGAGCGCCTGCGCGAGGCCGTCCTCGACGGCGAGGTCCCCAACGAGCACGACGCGGCGTGGGCGTGGGTCGAGCGCCAGAGGCCCGACGCCGTCCGCCGCGGCGACCTCTTCATGCAGATGGTCCGCCTGGTCTCCGGCCCCGAAAAACGCGCGCTCGGCGCCATCAAAGAAGCCGTCTTCTGGGACGACCTGCCTCTGGCGGAGGCCGACGCGCTGGCCCACCTCCAGCGCATCAAGGACAAGGCGCTAGAGGCGTAACCCGTTTGGAGTTCAGGCGTAGCGCATGAGACCTTGCGCCGGCGGCGCCAGAGGCCTCTGGCGCTGGATCGGCCTCGGCGCGTCGCCAGCGGGCACGGTTGGGGGCTTGGCTCCCGTTCGCGCTCCGTAGGTTGCTGTCTGCTTTCCCACTGTCTCAGATGCTCCGGCTCGCATCGCTGCTCCTGTTCTCCCTGGTCGCCGTTGGAGGCACCTTCGCCGCCCGCATTGGTGGGACTCCCACTCTGCCGGAGACGCCGTACGACTACGAAGGCGTGGGGCTGCCGGCCTACCTCGATACGTACGTGATCCGGCACGCGGACAACACGCCCGCGGACAACCCGATCACCAACGCGGGAGCAACACTCGGGCGCGTGCTGTTTTACGACGTACGGCTGTCTCAGAACGGGTCCGTCTCGTGCGCGTCCTGCCACCGCCAGGCCAACGGGTTCGCAGACCCCCGGCCGCGCAGCGTCGGGTTCGGCGGAGAGCACACCGACCGCAACTCGATGGCGCTCGCCTTCGCGCGCTACGATCGCAACGAGGAGTTTTTCTGGGACGAGCGCGCCAGGACACTGGAAGCGCTCGCCCTGGAGCCCATCCAAAACCCGGTCGAGATGGGCATGACGCTGGAAGGGCTCACGGCTCTGCTAAGCGACACGGAGTTCTACCCGGCCCTGTTCGCCGACGCCTTCGGCACGCCAGAGGTCACGAGCGACCGCGTCGCGCGGGCGCTGTCCCAGTTTATCCGCTCCATCGTGCCGTCCAACACCCGCTACGATGCCGCGCGCCAGGCCGAGGGCGCGCGCATCGCGCGGCCTCTGGCGGGGCTGACTCCGCAGGAGAACGAGGGCCTCCAGTTGTTCTTCGGACGCGGCCAGTGCAACCTGTGCCACTCGAGCGACCTGTTCGCGGGCACCAACGCCCTCAACAATGGACTGGACTCCACCGTGACCGATCCCGGCAGGTCCGGCGGGCGCTTCAAGGTGGTGTCCCTACGCAACATCGGCCTGACCGCTCCCTACATGCATGACGGTCGGTTTCAAACGCTGGAGGACGTCGTCGAGCACTACAGCACCGGCATCCGCCTCGGCCCGCACCTGGACGCGCGCATGTTCGGCCTCGACGGCGGGGCCATCCGGTTCAACTTCAGCGCCGACGAGCGGGCCGCGCTCGTGGCGTTCTTGCACACGCTGACCGACACCACGCTCGCCACCGACCCGAGGTGGTCGGACCCGTTCGCCGCGCAGGCGCCGACGCCCGGCGCGTCTCGGTAAGGCCTCTGGCTCCAGAGGCCACGGTTAGACCGCCGAACCCCAGGACGTTGTCTTTGCGAGGAGCGCGGCGATTCAGCGCCCACCGGTATTAGACCGCCGCGCTTTGCTCGCGAGGACACCCGCTTGGGTAGACGGTCTTGGCCGCCAGACGCCCTGCCGCGCGTCCATCCACGAGACCACAAGCACGTGCGGGACCGTCACCGCCGCGATCCCGACGAGGTAGACCGACAGGAGGGCGCCGGCTGCGGGCCGCTCCACGAGAAGCCAGCCCAGCCCGGCGAACAGCGCCAGCGCTCCAAGCGTTGCAGGCGCGGCGAGTAGCGCGAGGCGGAGAGGCCGCCGCGGCGCCACAATGGGCTCCAGTCGCGCGAGGTGCCGCAGCGCGTGCCACGCGCAGAAGTACACGCCCACGCTCCACAACGGCGGCAACACGGCAAAAAACACCCCGAGCCCCGCGACCTCGCCCAGATCCAGCGCCAGAGGCCGCCACGCATTCCGCCGCCATGCCGAGGCCGCGCCCCAGAGCGCGTACCCGCCGATCAACGCCCACAGCACGATTCCCGCCGCTGGCGCCACCATCGCGCCGACGCCTGCCGCGCCGTCGGGATCGAATAGCGCGGCGAGGTCGCCTAGAACGGCCGCGTATGCCGACGGCTGCGCCGCCAGAGGCACCAGCATCGGGAGCGCCCCGCGCACGGCGCCGGCCAACGCGAGGTGCGGACGGCTCGTGAGGTGCGCGTCCCAGCCCAACGCCCGCAGCGCGAACACGTCGCCCTGGCCCCAGTGCGCCCACGTCAGCGCGACAAAGCCTACGGCGGCCGCGACCGGCGCCAGCGCCCACAGCGCGATCACCGCCCCGGCGGTCCCGAGGTAGAGCGCGCAGAACACCGCGACCCGGCGGGCGCCCAGCGGCTCGCCCCGCATCCGGAACGGCACGAACGGGTCCAGCGCGCCGTGCGGCAGGCCCAGCACGACGACGCTCGCCGCCCACGGCACGAGCCACACGATCGCCGGCGCCTCGGCGATCCACGGCGACGCCGCCAATGAGAGCGCGACGCTCCCCCAGGCCAGCCCCAGGCCGAGCCGCGGCCACGCCATCTGAGGCCGACCGCTCACGCTCCGAGAAGGGGACGCACGAACTCCCGTGGCCTCTGGCGCGCCAGAGGCTCGGCGTGGGCCGCGCGCTCCTCTGCCAGCCGGGCGGCCTCGCGCCGCATCGCGGGAAGGGTGGACGCGCGCGAGGGCTCGCACAACGCCAGGCCCTGCACCACCATCAGGTTGGTGAGCAGGAAAAACACCGCTTCCTCCAAGGGAAGCCCGGCGATCTCGACGCCCGTCCGCGTCGCGTCGGTCAGGGACCAGATGCCGAGCTCGATCGCGATGCGGTCTGCCACGCAGAGGTAGAGCGTTGGCAGCATGGCAGCCCAAACGAGCAAGCGGCGCCGCGCCCACAGCATCTCGCCGCCTACCGCCCACATCAGCGTGAGGACAGGCCCGGCCCAGACGAGCAGCAGGCCGAGGTACAGCCCGTGGCCGCCCCGCAGCGTCAGCGCCAGCCCGACGAGGCTCAGCGCGGCGGAACCGACGACACCCGGGAGGCGCACGCGGCGGTCCGCCGGCTCCGGGACGCGCGCGAAGTAGCGCGCCCGGACCCACATGAACGCCAGTCCCGAGAGGACGGTCTGGAGCACGAAAAACGCGTACTCCTCTACCGGCACGTAGCCGACCGTCGCGAGGACGCGGTCTGGCGGGTACGTCCACACGCCCTGCGCGACGAGGTAGTTGTCCCACGGCGTCGTGTACACGAACGCGATGGCGACGAGCACGCCGAGCGGCCACCACGCCTGGCCCGCCCGCGGGCGGAACACCCAGAGCGCGGCGATCGCGGGGAGCGTAAACGTGAGGTGGAAGCCGAGATACGTCACAGAGGAGGACAGCTTGGCCAATAGAGCCGAGCGAACCCCCGCCGCGCCCCAACGATCCCGGCCGGGCTCCGGTACTCCGCGCAGTCGCACCCAGACGACCTGGGCGTACCCCGAGGGGCCCGATCCGCGCATCTCCACGCAGGAGCCGCCAGAGGCCTCTGGCGTGAATCCCCCGCCGTTCCGGGTCCGCCTCATTGCAGAGTGCGCCAGACGGCCCCACCTTCGCGCGATGCGACTTCCCGCTGCCGCCCTGCTCGTCTTGCTCGCTACCGGCGCGAGCGCTCAGGTGCGCTTGAGCGCGGGCGCCACTCTGCCTCTGGCGGGAAGCCTCGGGCCCGTTTGGGAGGAGCAGCCTGGCGCACGGGGTACCATCACGTTCTCCGCCTACGGCGGCGAGGTCCGCCTCGCGCTCGACCTCGCGATGCACGACGCTGCCGAGGGCGAGGCGACGCCAGAGGCTGCCCCGGACTTTCTCGCCGTCAACGCCACGCTGGGATGGGGGCCAGTATTGGATCTCGGACCCGTCCGCCTTTCGCCCGGCGCGGAGGTCGGCGCGGGACGCTTCGCCTTCGACGATGACGGCGAGTTCGGCGGCAACCTGTCCAGCGAGTCCGAGCTTCTGGCGGGCGCGTACGTCCGCGCGGGCGTGCCTCTGGCGGGGCGCGTGGAAGCGTGGGCCGAGACCGGCGTGCGGCGCACCTTTTTCTCCACGCCGCAGACCACCGCGGGCGCCGCGGGCGGCCTCACCCTCCGGCTGTGGTAAGAGCATTTCTCCTTCTACTGCTTTCGTGTGTGGCCTCTGGCGCCAGAGGCCAAGTGCCGGTCGCATTTGGGGAGCCTGACTGCGTGTACCCAGGAGGTGCTCGGCTGCTCGCCAGAGGCGTCGCGTGGGCTCAGGGATATGATGCGATCTCGACGGACGGGTTTGGCGTGCGCGTTCCCGAGGCTTCTGGCGCGATGGCGGACCTCCGCACAGCCTCCATACTGGATGACGCCGTTCTCGCATGGCGACCCACACTGGCGGTCAACGATGGAGCCCAGTGCTCCCCGTTGCAGCAAATGGTAAGCGGCGGAACCCGGTCTCTGATCCATGTATATGCCGAGGTGGGGAATGAGACCGGCGACCCCGGTCCGCTGCGCTATCTAGACCCCTCGCTGCCGAACGTTGACAAGATTGGTCCGGACTACGAAGCGCTCGTCCGATTCAAGGATGGAATCGAGTTCTCGGGTCGCTGGCGCGACTTTCTCCCGACCGACCCTGTCATCGCCCCGCGCATCTTCGAGGCGGTGGGCGGACGCTTCCCCAAGCGCAAAGGACTGGCGTTAGCAACTGGGAACAGTCTATATCTGCTCCCAGGTTTGGGCCTCGGGGTTGCTGCTGATGCTCTCGGTGCGGAAGACCTCCCGTTCGAACCGACACTCGGCCGCGAGGTCCCGGTCCGGCGCCAGAGGCTTGGTGGACGCGCAGAGTGGGGTGCCGGCTCTAACCGTGCCG carries:
- a CDS encoding cytochrome-c peroxidase, which gives rise to MLRLASLLLFSLVAVGGTFAARIGGTPTLPETPYDYEGVGLPAYLDTYVIRHADNTPADNPITNAGATLGRVLFYDVRLSQNGSVSCASCHRQANGFADPRPRSVGFGGEHTDRNSMALAFARYDRNEEFFWDERARTLEALALEPIQNPVEMGMTLEGLTALLSDTEFYPALFADAFGTPEVTSDRVARALSQFIRSIVPSNTRYDAARQAEGARIARPLAGLTPQENEGLQLFFGRGQCNLCHSSDLFAGTNALNNGLDSTVTDPGRSGGRFKVVSLRNIGLTAPYMHDGRFQTLEDVVEHYSTGIRLGPHLDARMFGLDGGAIRFNFSADERAALVAFLHTLTDTTLATDPRWSDPFAAQAPTPGASR
- a CDS encoding Brp/Blh family beta-carotene 15,15'-dioxygenase; translated protein: MAWPRLGLGLAWGSVALSLAASPWIAEAPAIVWLVPWAASVVVLGLPHGALDPFVPFRMRGEPLGARRVAVFCALYLGTAGAVIALWALAPVAAAVGFVALTWAHWGQGDVFALRALGWDAHLTSRPHLALAGAVRGALPMLVPLAAQPSAYAAVLGDLAALFDPDGAAGVGAMVAPAAGIVLWALIGGYALWGAASAWRRNAWRPLALDLGEVAGLGVFFAVLPPLWSVGVYFCAWHALRHLARLEPIVAPRRPLRLALLAAPATLGALALFAGLGWLLVERPAAGALLSVYLVGIAAVTVPHVLVVSWMDARQGVWRPRPSTQAGVLASKARRSNTGGR
- a CDS encoding lycopene cyclase domain-containing protein, with protein sequence MRRTRNGGGFTPEASGGSCVEMRGSGPSGYAQVVWVRLRGVPEPGRDRWGAAGVRSALLAKLSSSVTYLGFHLTFTLPAIAALWVFRPRAGQAWWPLGVLVAIAFVYTTPWDNYLVAQGVWTYPPDRVLATVGYVPVEEYAFFVLQTVLSGLAFMWVRARYFARVPEPADRRVRLPGVVGSAALSLVGLALTLRGGHGLYLGLLLVWAGPVLTLMWAVGGEMLWARRRLLVWAAMLPTLYLCVADRIAIELGIWSLTDATRTGVEIAGLPLEEAVFFLLTNLMVVQGLALCEPSRASTLPAMRREAARLAEERAAHAEPLARQRPREFVRPLLGA